Genomic segment of Thermodesulfobacteriota bacterium:
AAGCCCTGAACCTGATAAAAGAAAGGGTTCCCCTTGCGGGAATCCTTGGCAGAATATGTCATCATCCCTGTGAGAGTCAGTGCCGAAGAAATGAGATAGATGAACCTCTTGCCATATGTTCATTGAAAAGGTTTGTGGCAGATTATGAACTGGAGAACCTGCGCCATGATTCAAGTATCCCTGAACCCAAAGAAAGGTATCAGGAAAAAATAGCTATTATCGGTTCAGGACCTGCTGGACTGATGGCTGCCTGGGAGCTAACCAGATTGGGATATAAGGTCGCCATATTTGAGACCCTTCCAGTGGCAGGTGGAATGCTGCGCACGGTTATTGCGGGTTATCGTTTGCCCCAATCCATTCTGGATAATGAAATTAATACTTTAAAAGAGATGGGGATAGAGATAATTACTAACTGCCCCATCGGCAAAGATAAGAACATTGGTAATCTCTTCGGTGAAGGATTTAAGGCAATTTTAATTGCTACCGGAGCAGATGTTAATAAGAAGCTGGGACTTGGTGGTGAAGATCTGACAGGTGTTTATAATTCTATACCCTTTTTAAAAAGGATAAACCTTGGTGAAAGGCCCTCTATTGGGAAAAAGGCAGTTATAATCGGCGGAGGTAATGCTGCTCTGGAATCTGCCAGAACTGTGCTACGTCTGGGAGCCGATGAGGTAAATATCCTCTACCGACGCACCAGCGAAGAGATGCCAGGAGACAGAAATGAACTCTTGCTGACTATGGAAGAGGGAATAAAGATCAATTATCTTGTGACACCCATAAGGTTTATTGGGAAAGATGGCCGACTGACAGGGGTCAAATGCATACATATGGACCTTGGGGAAATAGAACCCGATGGAAGAAGAAGACCGGTCCCCAAAAAAGGTTCTGAATTTATATTGGATGCCGATACTGCAATTGTGGCAATTGGGCAGGAACCTGAACTCTCTTTTATTCCCGAAGAAAGTCCCATAAGGATATCACGACACAGTACTATTAAAACAAACCGGGACTACCACACGGAACAGGAAGGGGTATTTGCTGCAGGGGACGTTGTTACCGGTTCGGCTACTGTAGTAGAGGCTATGGGGGCCGCGAAAAAAGCGGCGTTAGCTATCCATCGCTATCTCAGGGGAAAACCCTGGCGGGAAACAGAAGATCAGGATGAAACAAGGGGAGACTATGAACCTGTAGACCCTAATACCCCCCGTGCTTTCAGACCACTTATGCCTATTAGAGGAATAAAGGAGAGAAGGGATAACTTTGGGGAAGTAGAGCTTGGTTATACTAAAGAACAGGCTATCCAGGAAGCAAAGCGTTGTTTACAATGCGGGATATGCAGCGAATGTAAACAGTGTGAAATAGTATGTCAGAATGTAGGGGCTGTAAATCATTCAGGGATAAAAAAACACACTGAATACCGTTTTCAGGTAGTAGTCTCTCCCAGACCTCTGGCGGAAAGATTTGTATCGGTTTTGCCCGAAGAAAGGATATTTTGTGAAAGTGAATTCGGTGAAGGGAGAAGGCTGGAAGAATCCCTTCTTCTGGGGGCAGCACTGGCTGGCAGGGCTGCAGCATTTCTGACTTATCAGATGGAGGTAATCCCAAAAGACTCGAAAAAACTACCTTCTTTATACAAAGAGGGGGTAAAAAGCGGGCTCTTTATATGTTCCTGTAATGAAAGTTTGGGCAATCCAGACGTAATGAAGGAGCTGGCAAAATTTGGAGCCGGTTTTGATGAGGTGGTTCACAGCGAGGTTTTACCCTCAGCCTGCCATCCAGATGGTGCAAGAATCCTGGCTGAGACCATAGAGGGAAAAGGAATTACCAGGGTAGTTCTGGCTGCCTGTTCCTGCTGTACCCTGGATATGATATGTACTGCCTGTAATGACCAGCGTCTGCGCTGCAAGGGAAATCTTTTTAATAAACAGGGACTCGATCCCTCTATATTTGAAATGATCAACTTAAAGAATTTCATGGCTACCAGGCGCAATATGGACTTACAGGGCGTACTTGAAGGTGGGAAAAACATGATAGAATGCGCCCTGTCCAGGGTAAAATTTCAGGAAAAACTACCTGGTCAATACGGAGTCCTGACAAAGACTGTAGCCGTAATAGGAGTGACACCAGAGGGGTTAACAGCAGGACTCGATCTGGAAAAGATGGGATACCAGGTTTATCTGGTAGATGAGAGAGACCCCCTGCCTGACAAAAATATTTCTGGAGAAGATAAACTTTACGCCTCCATAACCGAGGATATTTGGGAAAGGATCAATTCAGGGAGTATTGTTTATTTGCCAGGGCTCCAAATGAAAGCCTTAGAGGGTCATCTTGGAAATTTCAGGATTGAATTTCTCGGTACTGATCACTCCCATCTGAGGGTATCGGCTATACTATTTTCAGGCGTTGAATTAAAAAAGGTCCCTTTAACCGGCAATCTATTAAGAAAAGGGTTCGCCCGCAGAACCCTTCCCGGATTTCATAGTTTTTCTCCCTGGAGCACGGGGATCCCTGGCATCTTCAAGATGATGGTCCCCCCGAAAAACTCGTTTAATAAAAAAGGGCTGCCTGGAACCGCTGCAGCAGCAGAAGTGGCAGCCCTTTTGCGAAAGTCGGAGATCAGGGCTAAAAACATAGTGTCACAAGTGGATCAGGACAGATGTCGGGGCTGTGGTCACTGTCTTGATGCATGTCCCTTTGCAGCTATAGAGATGGTGGGGGATACTATAGAGGATAGAAAGTCAAGCATTATTGAAATGCATTGTCAGGGCTGCGGCACCTGCCTTTCAGTGTGCCCTACAGGGGCAGTAGATACTGTTTACAAGTCTGAAAAACAGATAGAAGAATTGATTGAAGTAATGTTAAGATGAAACATAAAACCAAGTTTTCACCCCCACCCTCCCCTCCCCCTTCAAGGGGGAGGGTTTGGGAGGGGGTAAAAAAAGGAAATCCCTATACTATCAAGGTGTTGGCCTTCTTGTGTAATTGGGCTCCATGGTCATGCTAT
This window contains:
- a CDS encoding FAD-dependent oxidoreductase; protein product: MTTESYGALIIGSKIESLKAAYDLATIGHRVLLIEEEEKLQASLEDTEILPSGVRSWYAIHPLLMAVRNHPLVDIVTLSVVDEIRHSKEGFSAFIRNKPYYIDTELCCFCGRCREICPVELPGSLKKAVDCISERGIPRTFFIDKRKNPPCQNACPLGINIQGYVALIASGEFREALNLIKERVPLAGILGRICHHPCESQCRRNEIDEPLAICSLKRFVADYELENLRHDSSIPEPKERYQEKIAIIGSGPAGLMAAWELTRLGYKVAIFETLPVAGGMLRTVIAGYRLPQSILDNEINTLKEMGIEIITNCPIGKDKNIGNLFGEGFKAILIATGADVNKKLGLGGEDLTGVYNSIPFLKRINLGERPSIGKKAVIIGGGNAALESARTVLRLGADEVNILYRRTSEEMPGDRNELLLTMEEGIKINYLVTPIRFIGKDGRLTGVKCIHMDLGEIEPDGRRRPVPKKGSEFILDADTAIVAIGQEPELSFIPEESPIRISRHSTIKTNRDYHTEQEGVFAAGDVVTGSATVVEAMGAAKKAALAIHRYLRGKPWRETEDQDETRGDYEPVDPNTPRAFRPLMPIRGIKERRDNFGEVELGYTKEQAIQEAKRCLQCGICSECKQCEIVCQNVGAVNHSGIKKHTEYRFQVVVSPRPLAERFVSVLPEERIFCESEFGEGRRLEESLLLGAALAGRAAAFLTYQMEVIPKDSKKLPSLYKEGVKSGLFICSCNESLGNPDVMKELAKFGAGFDEVVHSEVLPSACHPDGARILAETIEGKGITRVVLAACSCCTLDMICTACNDQRLRCKGNLFNKQGLDPSIFEMINLKNFMATRRNMDLQGVLEGGKNMIECALSRVKFQEKLPGQYGVLTKTVAVIGVTPEGLTAGLDLEKMGYQVYLVDERDPLPDKNISGEDKLYASITEDIWERINSGSIVYLPGLQMKALEGHLGNFRIEFLGTDHSHLRVSAILFSGVELKKVPLTGNLLRKGFARRTLPGFHSFSPWSTGIPGIFKMMVPPKNSFNKKGLPGTAAAAEVAALLRKSEIRAKNIVSQVDQDRCRGCGHCLDACPFAAIEMVGDTIEDRKSSIIEMHCQGCGTCLSVCPTGAVDTVYKSEKQIEELIEVMLR